One segment of Azotosporobacter soli DNA contains the following:
- the gatC gene encoding Asp-tRNA(Asn)/Glu-tRNA(Gln) amidotransferase subunit GatC, which translates to MKITRQDVENVALLSRLEFSDAELDRFTGQMDAILEYAQVLNQVDVEGVEPTAHVLPLKNVMRKDECKPSLSRELALSNAPEQEDGYFKVPKIIEG; encoded by the coding sequence GTGAAGATTACACGACAGGATGTTGAAAATGTGGCGCTGCTTTCGCGGCTGGAGTTTTCCGACGCCGAACTGGACCGCTTTACCGGCCAGATGGATGCCATTTTGGAATATGCGCAGGTCTTGAACCAAGTCGACGTCGAAGGCGTCGAACCGACGGCGCATGTGCTGCCGTTGAAAAACGTAATGCGCAAAGACGAATGCAAACCGTCGCTATCGCGCGAACTGGCGCTCAGCAACGCGCCGGAGCAGGAAGACGGCTATTTCAAAGTTCCGAAGATCATCGAAGGGTAA